The following coding sequences lie in one Paracidovorax avenae genomic window:
- a CDS encoding Bug family tripartite tricarboxylate transporter substrate binding protein, giving the protein MTRMTFPLAAALVLACTAMGVQAQQAYPDKPVKIVVPYPPGGAVDQVTRRIAQKLTEQTGQSFFVENKAGATGTIGAAQVARSPGDGYTLMANDTTYSILPQVFRKLPWDHAQDLVPVAGFNFAPTAVVVAAGSPFKTLGEMVAYSQAHPGKLNYGTGGAGTMPHFATAALEGASGLKATHVPFKGAGEATMALLSGTIDFQIASTPGVMGQVRGGKVRLLAVSGDQRLKALPDVPTFAQAGVPGYKVVNFTGLWAPRGTPGPVLEKLRSEIATAMASSDVQAFADDLGAVPRVVSGKAFSDKLQADGQLWEAVAARVSIDKQ; this is encoded by the coding sequence ATGACCCGCATGACATTCCCCCTGGCCGCCGCGCTCGTGCTGGCCTGCACCGCCATGGGCGTGCAGGCGCAGCAGGCCTATCCCGACAAGCCCGTCAAGATCGTGGTGCCCTATCCGCCAGGCGGTGCCGTGGACCAGGTGACCCGCCGCATCGCGCAGAAGCTCACCGAGCAGACCGGCCAGAGCTTTTTCGTGGAGAACAAGGCCGGTGCCACCGGCACCATCGGTGCGGCGCAGGTGGCGCGCTCGCCTGGCGACGGCTACACGCTCATGGCCAACGACACGACCTACTCGATCCTCCCGCAGGTCTTCAGGAAGCTGCCCTGGGACCATGCGCAGGACCTCGTGCCCGTGGCCGGCTTCAATTTCGCACCCACCGCGGTGGTGGTGGCGGCCGGCTCGCCATTCAAGACGCTGGGCGAGATGGTGGCCTATTCGCAGGCCCATCCCGGCAAGCTGAACTACGGCACCGGCGGCGCCGGCACCATGCCGCACTTCGCCACCGCGGCACTGGAGGGCGCCAGCGGGTTGAAAGCCACGCACGTGCCATTCAAGGGCGCGGGCGAGGCCACGATGGCGCTGCTGAGCGGCACCATCGACTTCCAGATCGCCTCCACCCCCGGCGTGATGGGGCAGGTGCGGGGTGGCAAGGTGCGGCTGCTGGCCGTGAGCGGCGACCAGCGCCTCAAGGCGCTGCCCGACGTGCCCACCTTCGCGCAGGCCGGCGTGCCGGGCTACAAGGTCGTCAACTTCACGGGGCTGTGGGCTCCGCGCGGTACGCCCGGGCCCGTGCTGGAAAAGCTCCGCAGCGAGATCGCCACGGCCATGGCCAGCAGCGACGTGCAGGCGTTTGCCGACGATCTGGGCGCGGTGCCCCGCGTGGTAAGCGGCAAGGCGTTCAGCGACAAGCTCCAGGCCGATGGCCAGCTGTGGGAAGCCGTGGCCGCCAGGGTGAGCATCGACAAGCAGTGA
- a CDS encoding tripartite tricarboxylate transporter substrate binding protein, translating to MHSRFHPRWPAALAVQALAAITVAFGAASPQAVQAQPQGAWPDKPIKLVVPYPAGGNADNTARLLATQLSERLGQQVVVDNRPGGSGTIGAAAVAKSQPDGYTLLLDATAFTVNPSLFAKLPYDTAKDFAPISLVMQAPLLMVVPAASPFKAVADVVQAAKAKPGLLTYASAGNGGAQHLAGELFKQGAHVSMTHIPYRGGAPALTDLIGGQVDLMFSATTASGPFVRSGKLRALAVTSAQRAPGWEQVPTVAESGLPGFQVNEWNGLFAPAGTPQSILQRLETETRSVVASPEMKKRFAELGVQGVGSSAQEFKAFVQSETAQWARVIRTGGIRMD from the coding sequence ATGCATTCAAGATTCCATCCGAGATGGCCTGCAGCGCTTGCCGTGCAGGCACTGGCTGCCATCACTGTCGCATTCGGCGCCGCCAGCCCGCAGGCGGTGCAGGCCCAGCCGCAGGGCGCGTGGCCCGACAAACCCATCAAGCTCGTCGTGCCGTACCCGGCGGGCGGCAACGCCGACAACACGGCACGCCTGCTGGCCACGCAGCTGTCCGAGCGCCTGGGCCAGCAGGTCGTGGTGGACAACCGCCCCGGCGGCAGCGGCACCATCGGCGCGGCGGCCGTCGCCAAGTCGCAGCCCGACGGCTACACGCTGCTGCTGGACGCCACGGCCTTCACCGTCAATCCGAGCCTGTTCGCCAAGCTGCCTTACGACACGGCCAAGGACTTCGCCCCCATCTCGCTCGTCATGCAGGCGCCGCTGCTGATGGTGGTGCCCGCCGCGTCGCCCTTCAAGGCCGTGGCCGACGTGGTGCAGGCCGCCAAGGCGAAGCCGGGCCTGCTGACCTACGCCTCGGCCGGCAATGGCGGCGCGCAGCACCTGGCGGGGGAGCTGTTCAAGCAGGGCGCCCATGTGTCGATGACGCACATTCCCTACCGCGGCGGCGCGCCCGCGCTCACCGACCTGATCGGCGGCCAGGTGGATCTGATGTTCAGCGCCACCACGGCCAGCGGCCCGTTCGTCAGGAGCGGCAAGCTGCGAGCGCTCGCCGTGACCTCGGCCCAGCGCGCGCCGGGCTGGGAGCAGGTGCCCACGGTGGCCGAGTCCGGCCTGCCAGGCTTCCAGGTCAATGAGTGGAATGGCCTGTTCGCGCCCGCAGGAACGCCCCAGTCCATCCTGCAGCGCCTGGAGACGGAAACCCGCTCGGTCGTCGCCAGCCCCGAAATGAAGAAGCGCTTCGCGGAACTGGGTGTGCAGGGCGTCGGGTCCAGCGCGCAGGAGTTCAAGGCGTTCGTGCAATCGGAAACCGCGCAGTGGGCCCGGGTGATACGCACGGGCGGCATCCGCATGGACTGA
- a CDS encoding Bug family tripartite tricarboxylate transporter substrate binding protein, with product MPYLPASRLALPRRGALLLALAATAALSAGGVHAQAAYPSKPIRLIVPFPPGGGTDMIARTVAQKLTDQHKWNVVVDNRPGAGGNLGVDAAAKAAPDGYTLVMGQTSNLAINPSLYAKLPYDPLKDLVPVALVSSAPIVMAAPANSPYKTFADVVAAAKGKPDGITLGYSGNGTVAHLAGELAENAAGIKLRHVPYKGASQAMTDLVGGQIDLYMSAVPTLLGQVRNGKLRAVAITSLKRSAQLPDTPTLAESGYKDFEAASWFGVLAPAGTPAPIIQTLNKAINQALAQPDVAEKLKSEGGDVLGGTPEKFSALLKAEVPRWAKIVKDSGASLD from the coding sequence ATGCCTTACCTTCCGGCTTCCCGCCTTGCCCTGCCGCGCCGCGGCGCCCTGCTGCTGGCCCTGGCCGCCACCGCCGCCCTGAGCGCCGGCGGCGTGCACGCCCAGGCCGCCTATCCCAGCAAGCCCATCCGCCTCATCGTGCCGTTCCCGCCGGGCGGCGGTACGGACATGATCGCGCGCACCGTGGCGCAGAAGCTCACCGACCAGCACAAGTGGAACGTGGTGGTGGACAACCGCCCCGGCGCCGGCGGCAACCTGGGCGTGGACGCTGCGGCCAAGGCCGCGCCGGACGGCTACACGCTCGTCATGGGCCAGACCAGCAACCTGGCCATCAATCCCTCGCTCTACGCCAAGCTGCCCTACGACCCGCTCAAGGACCTGGTTCCGGTGGCGCTGGTGTCGTCCGCACCGATCGTGATGGCAGCGCCCGCCAATTCGCCCTACAAGACCTTCGCCGACGTGGTGGCCGCCGCCAAGGGCAAGCCCGACGGCATCACGCTGGGCTACTCCGGGAACGGCACCGTGGCCCACCTGGCCGGAGAACTGGCCGAGAACGCCGCCGGCATCAAGCTGCGCCACGTGCCCTACAAGGGCGCCTCGCAGGCCATGACCGACCTGGTGGGCGGGCAGATCGACCTGTACATGTCGGCGGTGCCCACGCTGCTCGGCCAGGTGCGCAACGGCAAGCTGCGCGCGGTGGCGATCACCTCCCTCAAGCGCTCGGCCCAGCTGCCGGACACGCCCACGCTGGCCGAGTCCGGCTACAAGGATTTCGAGGCTGCATCGTGGTTCGGCGTGCTGGCGCCCGCGGGCACCCCCGCGCCGATCATCCAGACGCTCAACAAGGCCATCAACCAGGCGCTCGCCCAGCCGGACGTGGCCGAGAAGCTGAAGTCCGAGGGCGGCGACGTGCTGGGCGGCACGCCCGAGAAATTCAGCGCGCTGCTCAAGGCCGAAGTGCCCCGCTGGGCCAAGATCGTCAAGGATTCCGGCGCCAGCCTCGACTGA
- a CDS encoding MBL fold metallo-hydrolase, translating into MIHRLSCGLLAGALAAALWGCGSSPPAAQRPSEASIAAHVAAATRAAGSDLGEVLKLCKPVPAVRPGQGEDADHGLRALIDRPAPPPGRAFDNLYFVGGDWASAWAIDTPEGIILIDALNNEAEAAALIEGGLRKLGLDPARIRYIVVTHGHGDHYGGAPYLAHKYGARVVMSDTDWTIMETGLEFRAAVWGAPPRRDITVRDGDRLTLGGTSLTLYMTPGHTWGTLSPVFDVTWLGRRHRVLLWGGTGFNFGADIPRMEAYGRSTQRMAQVARTEGIDVMLSNHSRVDGSQGRLARLREAGGTGPNPFVVGEATVERTLTVMNECSLAQRDRFALLP; encoded by the coding sequence ATGATCCACCGACTTTCCTGCGGACTGCTCGCCGGAGCACTCGCTGCCGCCCTATGGGGCTGCGGCAGTTCGCCGCCGGCCGCGCAGCGGCCATCCGAGGCCAGCATTGCGGCCCATGTCGCAGCGGCCACGCGCGCCGCAGGCAGCGACCTGGGCGAGGTGCTGAAGCTGTGCAAGCCCGTGCCCGCCGTCCGGCCGGGGCAGGGCGAGGATGCCGACCACGGGCTGCGAGCCCTCATCGACCGTCCGGCACCGCCGCCCGGCCGTGCCTTCGACAACCTCTACTTCGTGGGCGGCGACTGGGCCAGTGCCTGGGCCATCGACACGCCCGAGGGCATCATCCTGATCGATGCGCTCAACAACGAGGCCGAGGCCGCCGCGCTGATCGAGGGCGGCCTGCGCAAGCTGGGACTGGATCCGGCGCGCATCCGCTACATCGTGGTCACCCACGGCCATGGCGACCACTACGGCGGTGCGCCCTACCTGGCGCACAAGTACGGTGCCCGCGTGGTGATGAGCGACACGGACTGGACGATTATGGAGACGGGGCTGGAGTTCCGCGCGGCCGTCTGGGGCGCGCCGCCGCGGCGCGATATCACGGTCAGGGATGGAGACCGCCTGACGCTGGGTGGCACGAGCCTGACGCTGTACATGACGCCGGGCCACACCTGGGGCACGCTCTCGCCGGTGTTCGACGTCACCTGGCTGGGCCGCAGGCACCGCGTTCTGCTGTGGGGTGGCACCGGCTTCAATTTCGGTGCCGACATTCCGCGCATGGAGGCCTATGGCCGCTCCACGCAGCGCATGGCGCAGGTGGCGCGCACCGAAGGCATCGACGTGATGCTGTCCAACCATTCGCGCGTGGACGGCTCCCAGGGCAGGCTGGCCCGGCTGCGCGAGGCGGGCGGCACCGGCCCCAACCCCTTCGTGGTGGGCGAGGCGACGGTCGAGCGCACGCTCACCGTGATGAACGAATGCTCGCTCGCCCAGCGAGACCGCTTTGCGCTGCTGCCCTGA
- a CDS encoding Bug family tripartite tricarboxylate transporter substrate binding protein, translating to MTDSLHPSTSPAGAAGIGRRGLIASAGALLLGSLAVAPRPAIAQSDWPAGKIITWVVPYPPGGGTDVLGRNVAQRLGPALNTNVIVDNRAGATGTIGAAFVAKAAPDGTTLLGTTIGPQAIAPHLLGKLPYDPISGFEPVVTIGTIPHILVVNADQPFKTVADLVAAAKAQPGQLAYASGGNGTILQMQGELLQQQTGARFIHVPYKGDTPALQDTLAGQVQFMFAPAAAALPHVQAGKLRALAVTSAQRLQALPAVPTMGEAGMKDFVVEQWQGVFAPARTPAAVVQRLNQEINKVLKDPAVVALADKLGVTLVGGTPKQLGDLQKADSAKWAKVIKDGNIKAD from the coding sequence ATGACCGACTCCCTTCATCCATCGACGTCTCCCGCGGGTGCCGCCGGCATCGGCCGCCGCGGCCTGATCGCCTCCGCGGGCGCGCTGCTGCTCGGCTCCCTGGCCGTGGCGCCCCGGCCCGCGATCGCGCAATCCGACTGGCCCGCCGGCAAGATCATCACCTGGGTCGTGCCGTACCCGCCGGGCGGCGGCACCGACGTGCTGGGCCGCAACGTGGCGCAGCGCCTGGGCCCGGCCCTGAACACCAACGTGATCGTGGACAACCGGGCCGGCGCCACCGGCACCATCGGCGCCGCCTTCGTGGCCAAGGCCGCCCCCGATGGCACCACGCTGCTCGGCACCACGATCGGCCCGCAGGCCATCGCGCCGCACCTCCTGGGCAAACTGCCCTACGATCCGATTTCCGGCTTCGAGCCGGTGGTGACGATCGGCACCATCCCGCACATCCTGGTCGTGAACGCGGACCAGCCCTTCAAGACCGTGGCCGACCTCGTGGCCGCGGCCAAGGCGCAGCCCGGCCAGCTGGCCTATGCGTCCGGCGGCAACGGCACCATCCTGCAGATGCAGGGTGAACTGCTGCAGCAGCAGACCGGCGCGCGCTTCATCCATGTGCCTTACAAGGGCGACACGCCTGCCCTGCAGGACACACTGGCCGGCCAGGTGCAATTCATGTTCGCGCCCGCGGCCGCCGCGCTGCCGCACGTGCAGGCCGGCAAGCTGCGCGCGCTCGCCGTCACCTCCGCGCAGCGGCTCCAGGCGCTGCCCGCCGTCCCCACCATGGGGGAGGCCGGCATGAAGGATTTCGTGGTCGAGCAGTGGCAGGGCGTGTTCGCGCCTGCCAGAACGCCCGCCGCCGTGGTGCAGCGCCTCAACCAGGAAATCAACAAGGTTCTGAAAGATCCGGCTGTCGTGGCCCTGGCCGACAAGCTGGGTGTGACGCTGGTCGGCGGCACGCCCAAGCAGCTGGGCGATCTGCAGAAGGCCGATTCCGCCAAGTGGGCGAAGGTCATCAAGGACGGAAACATCAAGGCCGATTGA
- a CDS encoding IclR family transcriptional regulator, whose product MSNPSRTRPRPISAAPPPSPSPVSTPQASPSDAGGAEPPATARDGGVTAVTRALQVLAAFAVGESRLSLAELSRRCALHKTTVLRLARTLAQSGYLVQREDGDWRLGPAAGWLGARYQAGFDVQNVLEPALRALTQATGESAAFYVREGEVRTCLVRVEGPQALRHHARMGEGLPLDRGSPGRVILAFSGAPGTEYERIRQRGYHWSIGEREQGVATVSAPVFGMHWRLLGSVCISGPASRLQAEKLEALAQTVVAAANQLSYALAGSAAAPGGTGVRASHWHP is encoded by the coding sequence ATGAGCAACCCTTCCCGCACCCGACCCCGGCCCATCTCCGCCGCTCCGCCCCCCTCCCCTTCGCCCGTATCCACTCCGCAGGCATCGCCCTCCGACGCCGGCGGCGCCGAGCCGCCCGCCACCGCCCGCGACGGCGGCGTCACCGCCGTCACGCGCGCATTGCAGGTGCTCGCGGCCTTCGCCGTGGGGGAATCCCGGTTGTCTCTCGCCGAACTGAGCCGGCGCTGCGCGCTGCACAAGACCACGGTGCTGCGGCTCGCGCGCACGCTGGCGCAGTCCGGGTACCTGGTGCAGCGCGAGGACGGCGACTGGCGGCTGGGGCCCGCCGCGGGCTGGCTGGGCGCGCGCTACCAGGCGGGCTTCGACGTGCAGAACGTGCTGGAGCCGGCGCTGCGCGCCCTCACGCAGGCCACCGGAGAGAGCGCGGCCTTCTATGTGCGGGAAGGCGAGGTGCGCACCTGCCTCGTGCGCGTGGAAGGCCCCCAGGCCCTGCGGCACCATGCCCGCATGGGCGAAGGCCTTCCGCTGGACCGGGGATCGCCGGGCCGCGTGATCCTGGCCTTCTCCGGCGCGCCAGGCACGGAGTACGAACGCATCCGCCAGCGCGGATACCACTGGTCCATCGGCGAGCGCGAACAGGGCGTGGCGACGGTCTCCGCACCGGTGTTCGGGATGCACTGGCGGCTGCTGGGCTCGGTGTGCATTTCGGGGCCCGCATCGCGGCTGCAGGCGGAAAAGCTCGAGGCGCTTGCGCAGACCGTGGTCGCGGCGGCCAACCAGCTGTCGTACGCGCTGGCCGGCAGCGCGGCAGCGCCCGGGGGCACCGGCGTGCGCGCCAGCCACTGGCATCCGTGA
- a CDS encoding amidohydrolase: MTLAMARDDSPATTVRFSAGTAAPLAPVPAGACDCHVHLYDSRFPAHPAARLRPPDACVEDLRALQRRIGTTRAVLVTPSTYGTDNRCMLEGLAAFGADARGVAVIGGHESDAELLRLHQAGVRGVRLNLSLGVAGTVDSLLPLARRIAPLGWHLQLLMAPDLLVEQAGVLRQLPVPLVFDHFGRIAPALAGRHPAHALLLELLQDGRAWVKLSGGYIVSERHAVDDPALDALAAGYLRAAPERVVWGSDWPHATATAGVQPLPDDALQVDRLADWARQTGDGAALQRVLVDNPAALYGFSPVQAAP; encoded by the coding sequence ATGACGCTCGCCATGGCCCGCGACGACAGCCCCGCCACGACCGTGCGCTTCTCGGCCGGCACCGCCGCGCCCCTTGCGCCGGTGCCTGCGGGCGCCTGCGACTGCCACGTCCACCTGTATGACAGCCGCTTTCCGGCCCACCCCGCAGCCCGCCTGCGGCCGCCGGACGCGTGCGTGGAAGACCTGCGCGCGCTGCAGCGGCGCATCGGCACCACGCGCGCCGTGCTGGTCACGCCCTCCACCTACGGAACCGACAACCGCTGCATGCTGGAAGGACTGGCGGCATTCGGGGCCGATGCGCGCGGTGTGGCGGTGATCGGCGGCCATGAGAGCGATGCCGAACTGCTGCGCCTGCACCAGGCGGGTGTGCGCGGCGTGCGGCTCAACCTGTCGCTGGGCGTGGCCGGCACGGTGGATTCGCTGCTGCCGCTGGCGCGGCGCATCGCGCCGCTCGGCTGGCATCTGCAACTGCTGATGGCACCGGACCTGCTGGTCGAACAGGCGGGCGTGCTGCGCCAGCTGCCGGTGCCGCTGGTGTTCGATCACTTCGGACGCATTGCGCCCGCGCTCGCCGGCCGCCACCCCGCCCATGCGCTGCTGCTGGAGCTGCTGCAGGACGGGCGCGCCTGGGTGAAGCTGTCCGGCGGCTACATCGTGAGCGAACGGCATGCGGTGGACGACCCGGCGCTGGACGCGCTGGCCGCCGGCTACCTGCGCGCGGCGCCGGAGCGCGTGGTCTGGGGCAGCGACTGGCCCCACGCCACGGCCACGGCCGGCGTTCAGCCGCTGCCCGACGACGCGCTGCAGGTGGACCGCCTGGCCGACTGGGCGCGGCAGACGGGCGATGGCGCCGCGCTGCAGCGCGTGCTGGTGGACAACCCGGCGGCGCTCTACGGTTTCTCCCCCGTGCAGGCCGCGCCCTGA
- a CDS encoding tripartite tricarboxylate transporter substrate binding protein: MYLSSFKTSRILAAGVFAAWAFAATAQAQAQVYPAKPVRLVVGFAAGGPTDVVARAFADHASRTLGQPFIIDNKPGANTILAAQAVASAPADGYTLLFGATNHTMIPGLYSGRVKFDAVKSFRPLCTVATSPTVLVVGQGLPVKTLADYMARARQEPGRLTAGTAGVGSSGHFATEMFARANGLKLNHVPYKGAAPVVTDLMGGQLDSSFATLGSVLPQIRSGKLAALAVASPRRSSLLPDVPTFAEAGGGNYSADAWYGVLAPAGLPEPVALQLEKVAREFAGSAAAAEKLRGLGLDADSTCGKAFTAQVEREVATYTQIARDLDLKAE; encoded by the coding sequence ATGTACCTCTCCTCCTTCAAGACCTCGCGCATTCTTGCCGCTGGTGTGTTCGCCGCCTGGGCATTCGCCGCCACGGCCCAGGCGCAGGCGCAGGTCTATCCCGCCAAGCCCGTCAGGCTGGTGGTCGGCTTCGCGGCCGGCGGCCCCACCGACGTGGTGGCGCGCGCCTTCGCCGACCATGCCAGCCGCACGCTGGGCCAGCCGTTCATCATCGACAACAAGCCCGGCGCCAACACGATCCTGGCCGCGCAGGCGGTGGCCAGCGCGCCGGCGGACGGCTACACACTGCTCTTCGGTGCCACCAACCACACGATGATCCCGGGGCTCTACAGCGGCCGGGTGAAGTTCGATGCGGTCAAGTCCTTCAGGCCGCTGTGCACCGTGGCCACCAGCCCCACGGTGCTGGTGGTGGGGCAGGGCCTGCCGGTGAAGACGCTGGCCGACTACATGGCCCGCGCCCGCCAGGAACCGGGCCGCCTCACGGCGGGCACCGCGGGCGTGGGCAGCTCGGGCCACTTCGCCACCGAGATGTTCGCGCGGGCCAATGGCCTGAAACTCAACCACGTGCCTTACAAGGGAGCAGCGCCCGTGGTCACCGACCTGATGGGTGGTCAGCTCGACAGCTCGTTCGCCACGCTGGGCTCGGTGCTGCCGCAGATTCGCAGTGGCAAGCTGGCGGCGCTGGCCGTGGCGTCGCCCCGGCGGTCGTCGCTGCTGCCGGACGTGCCCACCTTCGCCGAAGCCGGCGGCGGCAACTACTCCGCCGATGCGTGGTACGGCGTGCTGGCGCCAGCCGGCCTCCCCGAGCCCGTCGCGCTGCAACTGGAAAAGGTGGCGCGCGAATTCGCAGGCAGCGCCGCTGCTGCCGAGAAGCTGCGCGGCCTGGGGCTCGACGCGGACTCCACCTGCGGCAAGGCCTTCACCGCGCAGGTGGAGCGCGAAGTCGCCACCTACACGCAGATCGCCCGTGATCTGGACCTGAAGGCGGAGTAG
- a CDS encoding RraA family protein, which produces MSQLPEVIRDIERVSADVVAKAATFQAAILADVAGRRGTMHARVSPVQQDMKVAGPAFTVEVRPGDNLMIHAAIALARPGDVLVIDGKGDQTAALMGTLMLSACKKIGLAGVIVDGAIRDKLEILELDFPVFSAGFNPAGPTKFVPGRINHPISAGGAVVNPGDLVVGDADGVVVIERAKAPAMMALADKKVADEAARIEAIARGDTASKWLPAALRAAGVLKEGETL; this is translated from the coding sequence ATGAGCCAACTCCCCGAAGTCATCCGCGACATCGAGCGCGTGAGCGCCGACGTCGTCGCCAAGGCCGCGACCTTCCAGGCCGCCATCCTGGCCGACGTGGCCGGCCGCCGCGGCACCATGCACGCCCGCGTGTCCCCCGTGCAGCAGGACATGAAGGTGGCGGGCCCGGCCTTCACCGTCGAGGTGCGCCCCGGCGACAACCTCATGATCCACGCGGCCATCGCGCTGGCCAGGCCCGGCGACGTGCTGGTGATCGATGGCAAGGGCGACCAGACCGCCGCGCTGATGGGCACGCTGATGCTCAGCGCCTGCAAGAAGATCGGCCTGGCCGGCGTGATCGTCGATGGCGCGATCCGCGACAAGCTGGAGATCCTGGAACTCGACTTCCCCGTGTTCAGCGCGGGCTTCAATCCTGCCGGGCCCACCAAGTTCGTGCCCGGCCGAATCAACCACCCCATCTCCGCCGGCGGCGCCGTGGTGAACCCGGGCGACCTGGTGGTGGGCGATGCCGACGGCGTGGTGGTGATCGAGCGCGCCAAGGCCCCCGCCATGATGGCCCTGGCCGACAAGAAGGTGGCCGACGAGGCCGCACGCATCGAGGCCATCGCCCGCGGCGACACGGCATCGAAGTGGCTGCCGGCCGCACTGCGCGCCGCCGGCGTGCTCAAGGAAGGGGAAACGCTGTGA
- a CDS encoding NAD(P)-dependent oxidoreductase, giving the protein MSARTIIITGADLAQQALDLLEGFEIVYAGKTPTEDDLVALCRQHDPVAMIVRYGKVGAAVMDAAPSLKVISKHGSGTDTIDKVAAKARGIEVVAAVGANAAAVAEQALALLLACAKSVVELDARMHAGHWDKATHKSLELGGRTVGLVGLGAIGLRFAKMADALGMRVIGFDPFAKNLPDYVQSVSLESIWRESDAISLHCPLTDENRGMLNAATLAQCKRGVIVVNTARGGLIDEAALLEAVRSRHVMAAGLDSFAVEPMTAGHPFQGEKHFVLSPHIGGVTSDAYVNMGVGAAKNLLAVLERAPAMAG; this is encoded by the coding sequence GTGAGCGCCCGTACCATCATCATCACCGGCGCCGACCTGGCGCAACAGGCCCTGGATCTGCTCGAGGGTTTCGAGATCGTCTATGCCGGCAAGACGCCCACCGAGGACGACCTCGTGGCGCTGTGCCGCCAGCATGACCCGGTAGCCATGATCGTGCGCTACGGCAAGGTGGGCGCGGCCGTGATGGACGCGGCGCCGTCGCTCAAGGTGATCTCCAAGCACGGCAGCGGCACCGACACCATCGACAAGGTCGCGGCGAAAGCGCGCGGCATCGAGGTGGTGGCTGCCGTGGGGGCCAACGCCGCCGCGGTCGCCGAGCAGGCGCTGGCGCTGCTGCTGGCCTGCGCCAAGTCGGTGGTGGAGCTGGATGCGCGCATGCATGCCGGCCACTGGGACAAGGCCACGCACAAGAGCCTGGAGCTGGGCGGCCGCACCGTGGGCCTGGTGGGCCTGGGCGCCATCGGCCTGCGCTTCGCGAAGATGGCCGATGCGCTCGGCATGCGGGTGATCGGCTTCGATCCGTTCGCGAAGAACCTGCCGGACTACGTGCAGAGCGTATCGCTCGAATCCATCTGGCGCGAGTCGGATGCGATTTCGCTGCATTGCCCGCTGACCGACGAGAACCGCGGCATGCTGAACGCGGCCACGCTGGCGCAGTGCAAGCGCGGCGTGATCGTCGTGAACACCGCGCGCGGCGGCCTGATCGACGAGGCCGCGCTGCTGGAAGCCGTGCGTTCCCGCCACGTGATGGCGGCGGGCCTGGACAGCTTCGCCGTCGAGCCGATGACGGCCGGCCACCCGTTCCAGGGAGAGAAGCATTTCGTCCTCTCCCCGCACATCGGCGGAGTGACCAGCGATGCCTATGTGAACATGGGCGTGGGCGCGGCGAAGAACCTGCTGGCTGTGCTGGAGCGTGCTCCGGCCATGGCGGGCTGA
- a CDS encoding peroxidase-related enzyme (This protein belongs to a clade of uncharacterized proteins related to peroxidases such as the alkylhydroperoxidase AhpD.) — translation MSRYPLPELNTLPEDIQARILEVQDKAGFIPNVFLAFARRPAEWRAFFAYHDALMLKEEGSLTKGDREMIVTATSAANQCLYCVVAHGALLRIYEKKPFVADQVAVNHRKADITPRQRAMLDFAMKVCQQSQAIGEDDFAALHAHGFDDEDIWDIAAITAFFGLSNRMASFAGMQPNPEFYLMGRVPRQR, via the coding sequence GTGAGCCGCTACCCCCTTCCCGAACTGAACACGCTGCCCGAGGACATCCAGGCCCGCATCCTCGAAGTGCAGGACAAGGCCGGTTTCATCCCGAACGTGTTCCTGGCCTTCGCGCGCCGGCCCGCCGAATGGCGCGCCTTCTTCGCCTACCACGACGCGCTGATGCTCAAGGAGGAAGGCTCGCTCACCAAGGGCGACCGCGAGATGATCGTCACCGCCACCAGCGCGGCCAACCAGTGCCTCTACTGCGTCGTGGCCCACGGCGCGCTGCTGCGCATCTATGAGAAAAAGCCCTTCGTGGCCGACCAGGTGGCCGTGAACCACCGCAAGGCCGACATCACGCCGCGCCAGCGGGCCATGCTCGACTTCGCCATGAAGGTCTGCCAGCAGTCGCAGGCGATCGGCGAGGACGACTTCGCCGCGCTGCATGCCCACGGCTTCGACGACGAGGACATCTGGGACATCGCCGCCATCACGGCCTTCTTCGGGCTCTCCAATCGCATGGCCAGCTTCGCGGGCATGCAGCCCAATCCGGAGTTCTACCTGATGGGGCGGGTGCCTCGGCAGCGCTGA